The sequence CCGCGCTGCCCTTCGAGTCCGTTGTGGACACCACGTGGGACGGTGCGGAGATCGTCTTCGCTCGCACCGGATCGACGGCCGAGTACGGCTACCAGATCATCGCGCCTGCCGAATCGGCGGAGCGGCTGTGGACCAAGGCCGTCGAACAGGCCGTGCCCGCCGGATACGAGGCTCTCGAACTGGCGATGTTGGAGGTCCGCCAGCCCGTCGTGAGGAGGGAAGCGACGGGCGCTGACATCGTCGAACTCGGTGCGAACTGGCTCGTGGACATCACCAAGGACGACTTCCTCGGCAGGGACGCGGTGCTGGCCGCCTTCGAGGCTCCCGCGAAGCGGCGCACGATCGGATTCTCCGGTGGTGACTCGGTGCCCGAGTCCGGCACGCCCGTGACGGTGGACGGCGAGCAGGTCGGCGACGTGGTCTACGCCGTCCGCAGCGTGGCACTCGGCACCATCCTGGGGCTCGCGAGGATCGCCCCCGACCTGGCCGCCGCGGGGTTGCGCCTCTCGGTCGGCGACGCCGAGGTGACCACGCTGACCAGCCCGTACATCACCCCGAAGAGCTGGAGCACTCCGATCATCTGATCGTCGGAGGCGAGTGAGGAGCGAACATGGTGCTGCGCCCTGTGGTCATCACCGGAGTCGGGGTGATCTGCGCGGTCGGCCGCGATCCCGAGGAGTTCTGGCTGCGGCTCACCTCGGGCGAGTCCGGCATCACCGCCGTCCGTGACGAGCGGTTCGCCGCGTTCGAGGCCCGTTTCGCAGGCCAGGTCCCTGACGAGTGGATCGAGGGGCAGTTGCCCGACTCGGACCACTCGCTCGACCGGACGGCCAGGCTGGCGCTGGTCGCGGCCAGGCAGGCGGTGGCGCACGCCGGCCTCGGCGAGATCCCGGCAGGACGGTTCGGGGTGGTGCTCGGCAAGTGCCAGGCAACGCCCGACCAGGGTGGTGGCTACCAGCCGATGCACGCCACCGCAGACACGGTGGCCTCGCGTCTCGGAGCGGGCGGTCCCCGCATCCTGGTTTCCACAGCCTGCGCTGCCGGAGGCAACGCCGTCGGCCTGGCCAAGGACAAGATCCTCACCGGTGAGGCCGACGTCGTCCTCGCAGGCGGGGTGGACCCCTTGCTGTTCGGGACCTACGCGGGATTCGCGGGACTACAGGCGCTCAGCTCGAATCCGTGCGCGCCCTACAGCCGTTCGGACGGGTTGAACCTCGGTGAGGGCGCGGCGTTTCTGGTGGTGGAGCCGCTCGATCGGGCGCTGGCGCGAGGCGCGGAGCCACTGGCCGAGGTGGCGGGCTACGGCCTTTCCGCCGACGCCTACCACGCCACCGCGCCCGACCCGACGGGGCGAGGCGGCGTCAGCGCGGTTCGCAGGGCGCTGGCCGACGCGGGGCTGAGCACCGACGACGTGGACTACGTCAACGGTCACGGCACGGGGACGCCCGCCAACGACGCGATGGAGAAGAAGGTCATGCGCACCGTGTTCGGCGAACGTGCCGC comes from Saccharomonospora xinjiangensis XJ-54 and encodes:
- a CDS encoding aminomethyltransferase family protein; the encoded protein is MNDTSALTSPLQAAHPEGTVYDTVGEAVTALRYTTLEQEYDAIRNRAAVFDLSGARLIEVTGDGAVDYAQRVLARDVEYLTAERCMTSLVLDGEGAVVDTVVVWGREDGLLLESSVGMGGRLLEHLRAQAGDDVTITDRTGELVLLALEGPYAWGVVGRLIDGELAALPFESVVDTTWDGAEIVFARTGSTAEYGYQIIAPAESAERLWTKAVEQAVPAGYEALELAMLEVRQPVVRREATGADIVELGANWLVDITKDDFLGRDAVLAAFEAPAKRRTIGFSGGDSVPESGTPVTVDGEQVGDVVYAVRSVALGTILGLARIAPDLAAAGLRLSVGDAEVTTLTSPYITPKSWSTPII